A region from the Cryptosporangium arvum DSM 44712 genome encodes:
- the mshD gene encoding mycothiol synthase: MKVTSVTAVEIDAVLALADAATATDGVAPLSEQTLLALRNPREYPDVIHLFSRADSVIAGYAQIAGDSGELVVHPARRGRGLGRELAEAMLRATDTRLAIWAHGKHPAARALAAKLGLERSRVLFKMCRPLGRPLPPTELPAGVELRAFEPGTDDAAWLRVNARAFATHPEQGKWTQSDLELRLAEPWFDASGFLLAVAADDRSKLLGYHWTKRELAADGTPGPEGEVYVVGVDPGAQGLRLGTALTLAGLEYLVRTGATEATLYVDESNPRAVRLYSGLGFEVCATDVMYAHPE, from the coding sequence ATGAAGGTGACGTCCGTAACCGCAGTTGAAATCGATGCGGTGCTCGCGCTCGCCGACGCGGCCACCGCCACCGACGGAGTAGCACCGCTTTCCGAGCAGACGCTTTTGGCGTTGCGTAATCCCCGCGAGTATCCGGATGTCATACATCTTTTTTCGCGTGCGGACTCGGTAATTGCCGGTTACGCACAAATCGCCGGTGATTCCGGGGAATTGGTAGTACATCCCGCTCGGCGGGGGCGCGGACTCGGACGCGAGCTGGCCGAGGCCATGTTGCGCGCCACCGACACCCGCCTCGCGATCTGGGCGCACGGGAAGCACCCGGCCGCGCGCGCACTGGCCGCGAAGCTCGGTCTGGAGCGCTCGCGTGTGCTCTTCAAGATGTGCCGCCCTCTGGGTCGCCCGCTGCCGCCCACTGAGTTGCCCGCAGGCGTCGAGTTGCGTGCGTTCGAGCCCGGAACCGACGACGCGGCCTGGCTCCGCGTCAATGCCCGCGCCTTCGCCACCCATCCTGAGCAGGGAAAATGGACGCAGTCGGATCTTGAACTACGTCTCGCCGAGCCCTGGTTCGACGCGTCGGGCTTCCTGCTCGCGGTAGCTGCGGACGACCGGTCGAAGCTGCTCGGCTACCACTGGACGAAACGCGAACTGGCCGCCGACGGCACGCCCGGTCCGGAAGGCGAGGTGTACGTCGTCGGGGTCGACCCCGGCGCCCAGGGCTTGCGGCTGGGTACCGCGCTCACGCTCGCCGGCCTGGAGTACCTGGTCCGCACCGGAGCGACCGAAGCGACGCTCTACGTCGACGAATCGAATCCTCGCGCCGTACGTCTCTATTCCGGTCTGGGGTTCGAGGTCTGTGCGACGGACGTGATGTACGCGCACCCCGAATAA
- a CDS encoding winged helix-turn-helix transcriptional regulator: MEILLMTAGVEAEAATVLPALDLLGHTVRTAPRDLKALLGGPTPDAVMVDARGDLAGARSTCRLLRTTGLTVPLFAVLTEGGLVALNAEWGVDDILLTSAGPAEVEARLRLATGKNGNDAADDEPGVVRAGELVIDPQTYSARIKGRPLDLTYKEFELLRFLAQHPGRVFTRDQLLREVWGYDYFGGTRTVDVHVRRLRAKLGSEHEALIGTVRQVGYKFVTPPPRTLPENDPLLTVV, translated from the coding sequence ATGGAAATCCTCCTCATGACGGCCGGCGTCGAAGCCGAGGCCGCGACCGTGCTTCCTGCCCTGGATCTTCTCGGACACACCGTTCGCACCGCCCCGCGTGACCTGAAGGCGCTGCTCGGCGGCCCGACCCCCGACGCCGTCATGGTGGACGCCCGTGGCGACCTCGCCGGCGCTCGTTCCACCTGTCGGCTGCTGCGCACCACCGGGCTCACCGTTCCGCTGTTCGCGGTGCTCACCGAGGGCGGTCTGGTCGCGCTCAACGCGGAGTGGGGCGTCGACGACATCCTTCTGACCTCGGCCGGGCCGGCCGAGGTCGAGGCGCGCTTGCGGCTCGCGACCGGCAAGAACGGCAACGACGCCGCCGACGACGAGCCGGGTGTCGTCCGCGCCGGTGAGCTGGTCATCGACCCGCAGACCTACTCGGCCCGCATCAAGGGTCGCCCGCTCGACCTCACGTACAAGGAGTTCGAGCTCCTCCGCTTCCTCGCCCAGCACCCGGGCCGGGTGTTCACCCGCGACCAGCTGCTGCGCGAGGTGTGGGGCTACGACTACTTCGGCGGTACCCGCACGGTCGACGTCCACGTTCGTCGTCTGCGCGCGAAGCTCGGCAGCGAGCACGAGGCGCTGATCGGCACCGTCCGCCAGGTCGGCTACAAGTTCGTCACCCCGCCGCCGCGCACGCTGCCGGAGAACGACCCGCTGCTCACGGTGGTCTGA
- a CDS encoding alpha/beta hydrolase family protein — protein sequence MLLLTDDQIQLFGSWWPSTPAGEGPVESDTLIVFIPGFTGHARIAAVRRLVVRLRRRADVLVVELRGHGRSAGRSTMGAEEVADVAAGVQWARRRGYRRVVTVGFSFGGAVVLCHAALHHDVDAVAAVSTPSRWFVRDTRIMRALHVLVESLPGRVVARTVYKVRLAPLTSDIPPSPLELMPRIAPIPVLLVHGLIDHYFPIEHPLALAAAAGDNATVWLEPDFAHAENRLPVALADRLGRWLSEAAAEVRP from the coding sequence GTGCTCCTTCTCACAGATGACCAAATTCAGCTTTTCGGCTCGTGGTGGCCATCCACTCCGGCAGGTGAGGGGCCCGTCGAATCGGACACCTTGATCGTCTTCATCCCAGGTTTCACCGGTCACGCGCGTATTGCGGCAGTGCGACGTCTCGTCGTCCGGCTGCGCCGGCGGGCCGACGTCCTCGTCGTCGAACTGCGCGGCCACGGACGCAGCGCGGGCCGGTCGACGATGGGCGCGGAAGAAGTGGCCGACGTGGCCGCGGGCGTGCAGTGGGCACGCCGCCGGGGGTATCGCCGAGTGGTGACGGTGGGCTTCTCGTTCGGCGGCGCGGTGGTGCTCTGCCACGCCGCACTCCACCACGACGTCGACGCGGTGGCCGCGGTCAGCACACCGTCACGCTGGTTCGTGCGCGACACCCGGATCATGCGGGCGTTGCACGTCCTGGTGGAGAGCCTGCCCGGCCGGGTGGTGGCCCGCACGGTGTACAAGGTGCGGCTCGCTCCGCTGACGTCTGACATCCCCCCGTCGCCGCTCGAGTTGATGCCGCGGATCGCTCCGATACCGGTCCTCCTCGTGCACGGGCTGATCGACCACTACTTCCCGATCGAGCACCCGCTGGCGCTCGCGGCCGCCGCCGGCGACAACGCGACGGTCTGGCTCGAGCCGGACTTCGCCCACGCCGAGAACCGGTTGCCGGTCGCGCTCGCCGATCGGCTCGGGCGGTGGCTGTCGGAAGCGGCGGCCGAGGTACGCCCGTGA
- a CDS encoding LmeA family phospholipid-binding protein, protein MARSRRGGCLVLVLILVVILCGVGFAVDRAVASAADERLNAAVAQNLRDNGTPAQSTEVETIGFPFLTQLLSGDFDGADVRLDSVKTSEGTVDRVDLKLRDVSIPQDVLRGGQLHDVTAKSITGTGHVSVAEIARRLGVQGLKLESAGPALRATLPVDVPVVGSIEVRADITPKLEGNTLTFDVGTVSAAGITVPAAVVDEITDQFARPVALPLPFEVKLDKVSASKGSLQVTGSATNVPLVQ, encoded by the coding sequence ATGGCCAGAAGTCGGCGCGGCGGCTGCCTCGTCCTGGTGTTGATCCTGGTCGTGATCCTCTGCGGGGTGGGTTTCGCGGTGGACCGTGCGGTGGCCTCGGCCGCCGACGAGCGGCTCAACGCCGCGGTCGCGCAGAACCTCCGCGACAACGGCACCCCGGCGCAGTCCACCGAGGTCGAGACCATCGGGTTCCCGTTCCTGACCCAGCTGCTCTCCGGTGACTTCGACGGGGCCGACGTGCGCCTCGACTCGGTGAAGACGTCGGAGGGCACCGTCGACCGCGTCGACCTGAAGCTGCGTGACGTGAGCATTCCGCAGGACGTGCTCCGGGGCGGGCAGCTGCACGACGTCACGGCGAAGAGCATCACCGGCACCGGGCACGTGAGCGTCGCGGAGATCGCGCGCCGGCTCGGGGTGCAGGGGCTGAAGCTGGAGAGCGCCGGCCCGGCCCTGCGGGCGACGCTGCCGGTCGACGTGCCGGTCGTCGGCTCGATCGAGGTGCGTGCCGACATCACGCCGAAGCTGGAGGGCAACACGCTGACGTTCGACGTCGGCACGGTCAGCGCGGCCGGGATCACCGTGCCGGCCGCCGTCGTCGACGAGATCACCGACCAGTTCGCCCGGCCGGTCGCCCTGCCGCTGCCGTTCGAGGTGAAGCTCGACAAGGTGTCCGCGAGCAAGGGTTCGCTGCAGGTCACCGGCAGCGCGACAAACGTGCCGCTGGTGCAATAA
- a CDS encoding TlpA family protein disulfide reductase encodes MGDRIWILAAVLAVATAVGLVWRARTGRVRSTEDHVDVWAELGIEPGNAAVTLVQFSSAFCAPCRATRRILSEVSDRLDDVNHVEVDAESHLDVVRALDVRSTPTTLLVDRTGAITGRAVGQPRRDDVLGAIGPYLSRDV; translated from the coding sequence ATGGGTGACCGGATCTGGATCCTGGCGGCGGTGCTGGCCGTGGCGACCGCCGTCGGGCTGGTCTGGCGTGCGCGCACCGGCCGTGTCCGGAGTACGGAGGACCACGTGGACGTCTGGGCCGAGCTGGGGATCGAACCGGGGAACGCGGCGGTGACGCTCGTGCAGTTCTCCTCGGCGTTCTGCGCACCGTGCCGGGCCACCCGGCGAATCCTCAGCGAGGTGTCGGACCGCCTGGACGACGTGAACCACGTCGAGGTCGACGCCGAATCGCACCTCGACGTCGTCCGCGCTCTCGACGTGCGCAGCACCCCGACGACGCTGCTGGTCGACCGCACCGGGGCGATCACCGGCCGGGCCGTCGGCCAGCCCCGGCGGGACGACGTACTCGGCGCGATCGGGCCCTATCTTTCTCGTGACGTGTAA
- a CDS encoding Ms5788A family Cys-rich leader peptide, producing the protein MSPLLTKRRAVDLCRVGSCLCPPA; encoded by the coding sequence ATGAGCCCCCTGCTCACCAAGCGCCGCGCGGTGGATCTCTGCCGCGTCGGTAGCTGCCTGTGTCCCCCGGCCTGA
- a CDS encoding DUF4395 domain-containing protein produces the protein MSKLSPAAVDPRGPRFAAWITSVVLAIVVLTGSGWLLAAQAVVFALGAFVGLGAAPYAALYRALIAPRLAPPTEREDATPVRFAQGVGFVFALVGTVGYLAGAPLVGIVATSAALIAAFLNAAFGLCLGCLAYLRGRLLLSRFSRTKTPHKGVPA, from the coding sequence ATGTCCAAGTTATCCCCAGCGGCGGTCGATCCGCGTGGGCCGCGCTTCGCCGCCTGGATCACCTCGGTCGTCCTCGCGATCGTGGTGCTCACCGGCAGCGGTTGGCTCCTCGCCGCCCAGGCGGTGGTGTTCGCGCTCGGTGCGTTCGTCGGGCTGGGCGCCGCTCCGTACGCGGCGCTCTACCGGGCGCTGATCGCACCGCGGCTCGCGCCGCCTACCGAGCGCGAGGACGCCACCCCGGTACGGTTCGCCCAGGGCGTCGGTTTTGTGTTCGCGCTGGTCGGCACCGTCGGCTACCTCGCCGGGGCGCCACTCGTCGGCATCGTCGCCACCTCGGCGGCGCTGATCGCGGCGTTCCTCAACGCCGCGTTCGGACTCTGCCTCGGCTGCCTCGCGTACCTCCGCGGCCGGCTGCTGCTGTCCCGCTTCTCCCGCACGAAAACCCCACACAAAGGAGTGCCTGCATGA
- a CDS encoding sulfurtransferase yields the protein MSRESALVSTDWAEKNLNAENTVFVEVDEDTTAYDNGHIPGAIKLDWKTDLQDPVRRDFVNKEQFEALLSSRGIGNDDTVVLYGGNNNWFAAYAYWYFKLYGHEAVKLIDGGRKKWELDGRELAKDVPQRAATSYTAKEQDTSIRAFRDETVAAIGVQNLVDVRSPDEFSGKLLAPAHLPQEQSQRGGHIPTAVNVPWSKAANEDGTFKSDDDLRKIYGEAGLDDSKDTIAYCRIGERSSHTWFVLRELLGHQNVKNYDGSWTEYGSLIGVPIEKDV from the coding sequence ATGAGCCGCGAGTCCGCGCTCGTCTCGACCGATTGGGCCGAGAAGAACCTCAACGCCGAGAACACCGTGTTCGTGGAGGTCGACGAAGACACCACGGCCTACGACAACGGGCACATCCCCGGCGCGATCAAGCTCGACTGGAAGACCGACCTCCAGGACCCGGTGCGTCGCGACTTCGTCAACAAGGAGCAGTTCGAGGCTCTGCTGTCGAGCCGAGGCATCGGCAACGACGACACCGTCGTGCTCTACGGCGGCAACAACAACTGGTTCGCCGCGTACGCGTACTGGTACTTCAAGCTCTACGGCCACGAGGCCGTGAAGCTGATCGACGGTGGCCGCAAGAAGTGGGAGCTCGACGGTCGCGAGCTGGCCAAGGACGTCCCGCAGCGCGCCGCGACGAGCTACACCGCCAAGGAGCAGGACACCTCGATCCGCGCCTTCCGGGACGAGACCGTCGCCGCGATCGGCGTCCAGAACCTGGTCGACGTCCGGTCGCCCGACGAGTTCTCCGGCAAGCTGCTCGCCCCGGCGCACCTGCCGCAGGAGCAGTCGCAGCGGGGCGGTCACATTCCGACCGCGGTGAACGTGCCCTGGAGCAAGGCCGCAAACGAGGACGGAACGTTCAAGTCGGACGACGACCTCCGTAAGATCTACGGCGAGGCCGGCCTCGACGACAGCAAGGACACGATCGCGTACTGCCGCATCGGCGAGCGGTCGAGCCACACCTGGTTCGTGCTGCGTGAGCTGCTCGGCCACCAGAACGTCAAGAACTACGACGGTTCGTGGACCGAGTACGGTTCGCTGATCGGCGTTCCGATCGAAAAGGACGTCTGA
- a CDS encoding DUF1416 domain-containing protein, whose amino-acid sequence MCGAPEQTEDLSTEGIDTAKETVIQGVVTASDGSPVPSAFVRLLDSTGEFTAEVVSSATGAFRFFAAPGDWTVRALHSSGNGQTDVAADKGVNQASLVLA is encoded by the coding sequence ATGTGCGGAGCTCCTGAGCAGACCGAAGACCTGAGCACCGAAGGCATCGACACCGCCAAGGAAACCGTGATCCAGGGTGTCGTCACCGCGAGTGACGGCTCGCCGGTTCCCAGCGCGTTCGTGCGGCTGCTCGACTCGACCGGCGAGTTCACCGCCGAGGTGGTGTCGTCGGCGACCGGCGCGTTCCGGTTCTTCGCGGCGCCCGGCGACTGGACGGTCCGGGCCCTGCACTCCAGCGGCAACGGCCAGACCGACGTGGCGGCCGACAAGGGCGTCAACCAGGCCAGCCTGGTTCTCGCCTGA
- a CDS encoding DsrE family protein — protein sequence MSRSLVVKVTAGADAPERCAQAFTVAATALASGVDVSLWLTGESSWFALPGRAAEFDLPHSAPLSDLLISLLSAGRVTLCTQCAARREITENDVLPGVRIAGAAVFVEEILLDNAQALVY from the coding sequence ATGAGCCGCTCACTGGTCGTCAAGGTGACAGCAGGAGCGGATGCTCCCGAACGCTGTGCGCAGGCGTTCACGGTCGCCGCCACGGCCCTGGCGTCCGGAGTCGACGTCTCGCTCTGGCTCACCGGTGAATCCTCCTGGTTCGCGCTGCCCGGCCGGGCCGCCGAGTTCGACCTCCCGCACTCGGCTCCGCTCTCGGACCTCCTGATCTCTCTCCTGTCCGCGGGGCGGGTGACGCTGTGCACGCAGTGCGCCGCCCGGCGCGAGATCACCGAGAACGACGTGCTGCCCGGTGTGCGCATCGCCGGCGCGGCGGTGTTCGTGGAGGAGATCCTGCTCGACAACGCCCAGGCGCTCGTCTACTGA
- a CDS encoding FABP family protein produces MTVTDPAGYPYEETHDLRTGPNLHESLLGLLPFVGVWRGTGKGGYPDIEDFDYAQEVRFSHDGRPFLAYESRAWIIDAEGRPVRPAAREVGWWRPQGEDAVEVLLTHPTGFVEVYVGEIDGLKVELSTDAIVRTASAKEVSANHRLYGIVEGDLLYAHDMAAMGNDLTPHMSARLKRIAG; encoded by the coding sequence CTGACCGTGACCGATCCCGCCGGATACCCGTACGAGGAGACCCACGACCTCCGCACCGGGCCGAACCTGCACGAGTCGCTGCTCGGTCTGCTGCCGTTCGTCGGTGTGTGGCGCGGCACCGGCAAGGGTGGTTACCCCGACATCGAGGACTTCGACTACGCCCAGGAAGTGCGGTTCAGCCACGACGGCCGCCCGTTCCTCGCGTACGAATCGCGGGCCTGGATCATCGACGCCGAAGGGCGCCCGGTCCGCCCGGCGGCCCGCGAGGTCGGGTGGTGGCGTCCGCAGGGTGAGGACGCGGTGGAGGTGCTGCTCACGCACCCGACCGGTTTCGTCGAGGTGTACGTCGGTGAGATCGACGGGCTGAAGGTGGAGCTGAGCACCGACGCGATCGTGCGCACCGCGAGCGCGAAAGAAGTCTCGGCGAACCATCGCCTCTACGGAATCGTCGAGGGCGATCTGCTGTACGCGCACGACATGGCCGCCATGGGCAACGATCTCACGCCGCACATGAGCGCTCGCCTCAAGCGCATCGCCGGCTGA
- a CDS encoding aminotransferase class IV, with amino-acid sequence MTTRALALLGRGPVPVETPIARADDAGLTRGDGIFETVHVRYGKPWQLDEHLARMAGSARTLGIALPPAGELAALIDDVLVDAVEDAEVAVKIVCTRGPDTGQAEPPTVFATMFDVSPAQLRGRREGVSVVSISLGVPADARNTAPWLLGGAKTLSYAVNMAALRHAASVGADDAILVSTEGEVLEAPTATVVWAADGALRTVPVDTGILAGTTASFLLERAGELGLRAEHARVRVDELAAADEVWLCSSVRGAARVTTLDGKPLGERGFTEGVQRILGFPL; translated from the coding sequence ATGACTACCCGTGCGCTCGCGCTCCTCGGCCGGGGTCCCGTGCCGGTCGAAACGCCCATCGCCCGCGCCGACGACGCGGGGCTCACCCGCGGCGACGGCATCTTCGAGACCGTCCACGTCCGGTACGGCAAGCCCTGGCAGCTCGACGAGCACCTGGCCCGCATGGCGGGCTCGGCCCGGACGCTCGGGATCGCGCTCCCGCCGGCCGGAGAACTCGCCGCGTTGATCGACGACGTGCTGGTGGACGCGGTCGAGGACGCCGAAGTGGCGGTGAAGATCGTCTGCACCCGCGGGCCCGACACCGGCCAGGCCGAGCCGCCCACGGTGTTCGCGACGATGTTCGACGTCTCGCCGGCGCAGCTGCGCGGCCGCCGCGAAGGGGTCTCGGTCGTCTCGATCTCGCTCGGCGTGCCCGCGGACGCCCGGAACACCGCGCCGTGGCTGCTGGGCGGCGCCAAGACGCTCTCGTACGCGGTGAACATGGCGGCGCTGCGGCACGCGGCGTCGGTCGGTGCCGACGACGCGATCCTGGTCTCGACCGAGGGTGAGGTGCTGGAGGCGCCGACCGCCACCGTCGTGTGGGCCGCCGACGGCGCGCTGCGCACGGTTCCGGTCGACACCGGGATCCTGGCCGGGACCACCGCGAGCTTCCTGCTCGAACGGGCCGGCGAGCTGGGGCTGCGGGCCGAACACGCCCGGGTGCGCGTCGACGAGCTCGCGGCGGCCGACGAGGTGTGGCTGTGCTCGAGCGTCCGGGGTGCGGCCCGGGTGACGACGCTCGACGGCAAGCCGCTCGGCGAGCGGGGGTTCACCGAGGGCGTACAACGCATTCTCGGATTCCCGCTTTAA
- a CDS encoding Fur family transcriptional regulator, whose protein sequence is MPPPSLTDALRSRGLRMTVQRQLVMEAVERLGHATPEQVHAQVTRTAAGINLTTVYRTLELLEQIGLVRHTHLIDAATTYHLAADQHFHLVCRMCRTVSEAPIGMLADLAGRLADERGFSMDVGHVALFGVCGNCSDGNTCDPETAAPTGSPNPEVLSS, encoded by the coding sequence ATGCCGCCACCGTCACTGACCGATGCGCTGCGGTCCCGCGGGCTACGGATGACCGTGCAGCGGCAACTCGTCATGGAAGCCGTCGAGCGGCTGGGGCACGCCACCCCGGAACAGGTGCACGCGCAGGTGACGCGGACGGCGGCGGGCATCAACCTGACCACCGTCTACCGCACGCTCGAACTGCTCGAACAGATCGGGCTGGTGCGCCACACCCACCTCATCGACGCGGCCACCACTTATCATCTGGCCGCTGACCAGCACTTCCACCTGGTCTGTCGGATGTGCAGGACGGTGTCGGAAGCCCCGATCGGGATGCTCGCCGACCTGGCCGGGCGGCTGGCCGACGAGCGCGGCTTCAGCATGGACGTCGGCCACGTCGCGCTGTTCGGTGTCTGCGGCAACTGCAGCGACGGAAATACCTGCGACCCGGAGACCGCTGCACCTACCGGATCCCCCAATCCGGAGGTGCTGTCGTCATGA
- a CDS encoding YgfZ/GcvT domain-containing protein has translation MSRVLAEGVDAGVAAHYGDPFREQRHLAEDVGVVDRSNRGVIAVPGADRLTWLHSLTSQHLESLPAWHGTEALVLSPHGHVEHHFLVGDDGATTWLDVEPGTSAALLGYLQKMVFFMRVEPADVTADWAVLSVIGPRTAEALARLDVTLPAEPYRLAPLPGGGFVRRMPGLGADLLVPRDQKDTVIERLDAPLAGIWAYEALRVADRRPRLAFETDHRTIVQEPEWIPTAVHLEKGCYRGQETVARVHNLGRPPRRMVLLHLDGVSEELPVQGTAITLGRDGRPVGFVGTAVRHFELGNIALGLVKRNTPDDADLWIGETRVAVDAHADTDSDYGTSQVAARAVPKT, from the coding sequence ATGAGCCGTGTTCTCGCCGAAGGTGTCGACGCCGGAGTCGCCGCGCACTACGGTGACCCGTTCCGTGAACAGCGGCACCTGGCCGAGGACGTCGGTGTGGTCGACCGGAGCAACCGCGGCGTCATCGCGGTACCGGGCGCCGACCGGTTGACCTGGCTGCACAGCCTCACGTCGCAGCACCTGGAGTCGCTCCCGGCCTGGCACGGCACCGAAGCGCTCGTGCTCTCCCCGCACGGCCACGTCGAGCACCACTTCCTGGTGGGCGACGACGGCGCCACGACCTGGCTGGACGTCGAGCCCGGCACTTCTGCGGCCCTGCTCGGCTACCTGCAGAAGATGGTCTTCTTCATGCGGGTCGAGCCGGCCGACGTCACCGCCGACTGGGCGGTGCTCTCGGTGATCGGCCCGCGCACGGCGGAGGCGCTCGCCCGGCTCGACGTCACGCTGCCGGCCGAGCCCTACCGGCTGGCGCCACTGCCCGGTGGCGGGTTCGTGCGCCGCATGCCGGGGCTCGGTGCCGATCTGCTCGTTCCCCGGGATCAGAAGGACACCGTGATCGAGCGCCTGGACGCGCCGCTCGCGGGCATCTGGGCCTACGAGGCGCTGCGGGTCGCCGATCGGCGTCCGCGGCTGGCGTTCGAGACCGACCACCGCACGATCGTGCAGGAACCCGAGTGGATCCCGACCGCGGTGCACCTGGAGAAGGGCTGCTACCGCGGCCAGGAGACGGTCGCGCGGGTGCACAACCTCGGCCGGCCGCCGCGCCGGATGGTGCTGCTGCACCTCGACGGCGTCAGCGAGGAGCTCCCGGTCCAGGGCACGGCGATCACGCTCGGACGCGACGGGCGCCCGGTCGGGTTCGTCGGCACCGCGGTGCGCCACTTCGAGCTCGGCAACATCGCGCTCGGCCTGGTCAAGCGGAACACTCCCGACGACGCCGATCTGTGGATCGGCGAGACCAGGGTCGCGGTCGACGCTCACGCGGATACGGACTCCGATTACGGAACTTCGCAGGTCGCCGCACGGGCCGTCCCGAAAACGTGA
- a CDS encoding aerial mycelium formation protein, translating into MTDVVPGGRRRIDRVLAPGYLHGLNALRTAEVRQRRDESLAELAELNRLGHQLDERIAMITAEQRHRAAVVFDGAPDARPVDEASSGGRLARVFRLRADSDSPPTHRRRRRVERLVADVDLADVARRTDDELARVLRTFRHERRQVTDVAGRVRAVVDRCGGELGRRRVAPRNPGPAEEPETSPIAERRTLP; encoded by the coding sequence ATGACGGATGTCGTACCGGGAGGGAGACGGCGGATCGACCGGGTGCTGGCTCCCGGTTATCTGCACGGTCTGAATGCCCTGCGAACGGCGGAGGTGCGACAACGGCGAGACGAGTCGCTCGCTGAACTCGCTGAACTGAACCGGCTGGGCCATCAGCTGGACGAACGAATCGCGATGATCACGGCCGAACAGCGCCACCGCGCGGCTGTCGTGTTCGACGGCGCGCCGGACGCACGCCCGGTGGACGAGGCGTCCTCCGGCGGGCGGTTGGCGCGGGTGTTCCGGCTGCGTGCCGACTCCGACAGCCCCCCGACCCACCGCCGTCGCCGCCGGGTCGAGCGGCTGGTCGCCGACGTGGACCTGGCCGACGTGGCCCGGCGCACGGACGACGAGCTGGCCCGGGTGCTGCGCACGTTCCGGCACGAACGCAGGCAGGTCACCGACGTGGCCGGGCGGGTACGCGCGGTCGTCGACCGGTGCGGGGGTGAGCTCGGACGCCGGCGCGTGGCTCCGCGGAACCCGGGCCCGGCCGAGGAGCCCGAAACATCACCGATCGCAGAACGGCGCACCCTTCCCTGA
- a CDS encoding sigma-70 family RNA polymerase sigma factor has product MDEFSAHREHLVRVAYRMLGSLSDAEDAVQETWLRWERTDRSEIVDPRAWLTRVTGRICLDVLRSARVTREAYVGPWLPEPLVERLPTAGTDPADLAVLDDSVRIALLHLLERLSPEQRVAFVLHDVFGVPFDGIAAALGTKVDNARQLASRARRLLHESAPPRLAPLAEQRATVEAFFDACQGGDLSRLTALLAPDVEFHSDGGGQVRAALRPIYGSDKVVRFLLGVLANGSYLEPEPAMVNGQFGLVLYRDGQLLGVVVPDVTTDGRISRFSFVVNPEKLRRLPPVDGADEVS; this is encoded by the coding sequence ATGGACGAATTCAGCGCGCACCGGGAGCACCTGGTCCGGGTCGCGTACCGCATGCTCGGCAGCCTCTCCGACGCCGAGGACGCGGTGCAGGAGACCTGGCTGCGCTGGGAGCGCACCGACCGCTCGGAGATCGTCGACCCGCGCGCGTGGCTGACCCGGGTGACCGGCCGGATCTGCCTGGACGTGCTCCGGTCCGCCCGCGTCACGCGCGAGGCGTACGTCGGACCGTGGCTGCCCGAACCCCTGGTGGAGCGCCTGCCCACCGCCGGCACCGACCCGGCCGACCTCGCGGTGCTCGACGACTCGGTCCGGATCGCGCTGCTGCACCTGCTGGAGCGGCTCAGCCCGGAGCAGCGCGTCGCGTTCGTGCTGCACGACGTGTTCGGCGTCCCGTTCGACGGCATCGCGGCGGCGCTCGGCACCAAGGTCGACAACGCCCGTCAGCTGGCGTCCCGCGCGCGACGGCTGCTGCACGAGAGTGCACCGCCGCGGCTGGCGCCGCTGGCCGAGCAGCGGGCCACCGTCGAAGCCTTCTTCGACGCCTGCCAGGGCGGCGATCTGAGCCGCCTCACCGCCTTGCTGGCCCCGGACGTCGAGTTCCACTCGGACGGCGGCGGCCAGGTGCGCGCCGCGCTGCGCCCGATCTACGGCTCCGACAAGGTCGTCCGCTTTCTCCTCGGGGTACTGGCCAACGGGAGCTACCTCGAGCCGGAGCCGGCGATGGTCAACGGTCAGTTCGGCCTGGTGTTGTACCGCGACGGCCAGCTGCTCGGCGTGGTCGTGCCGGACGTGACCACCGACGGCCGGATCTCCCGGTTCTCGTTCGTCGTCAACCCGGAGAAGCTGCGTCGCCTGCCGCCTGTGGACGGGGCCGACGAAGTGTCGTAG